One genomic region from Leptolyngbya sp. FACHB-261 encodes:
- a CDS encoding restriction endonuclease subunit S: MDLQTFLANFDTIAEAPNGIPKLRSLILDLAVRGKLAPQNLEDEPLEKILKQVKLKKEKLVEGKKLRRDVQFPDIKDTEVSFEIPSSWTWVRLQDIALKITDGEHLSPNKASSGVPLLTAKNVLEQGLSFNNIQYISAKDAQKSRLRCDPEFGDVLICSRGTIGRTAIVDTIDLFCLMGSVILIKPSEAILGEYLKHYLSKESTRTLLQRMSGATAVKALYLKDVISCPIPLPSIAEQKRIIKKVDELMALCDRLQAAKQTRDNLRQKLRGSAINSLMKAETDEELKKGWAIVRDNWQTLSQKPEDVDDLRRSVLQLAMRGKLVSQSIDDENIDALLIKAEQYQPKYKPSEKDYVADTINDSYFTFYELPKSWKWLRLRELSSSMANGLYKPASFYSDEGIASIRMFNIQNGHLLLDQLKRINVTNEEYSTYQLAYGDIVVNRVNSRELVGKSAIVDVVNEPMVYEAMNIRVRLIPSVTFPHYINLVLLNGSSRKLFFNVAKQASGQASVSQPQVGSLPIPFPPLAEQKRIVAKVDELMQMCDRLEESLCQSQQRAEALAASAISQLAI; this comes from the coding sequence ATGGATCTCCAAACCTTTCTAGCAAACTTCGATACGATCGCTGAAGCTCCCAACGGTATCCCAAAACTGCGATCTCTCATCCTCGATCTGGCAGTGAGGGGAAAGTTAGCCCCTCAAAATTTAGAAGATGAACCTTTAGAAAAAATATTGAAGCAGGTCAAATTAAAAAAAGAGAAATTAGTTGAAGGGAAAAAGCTCAGAAGGGATGTGCAGTTCCCTGACATTAAGGATACTGAGGTCAGTTTTGAGATTCCATCGAGCTGGACTTGGGTTAGGCTGCAGGATATTGCTTTAAAGATAACTGATGGTGAGCATCTCTCTCCTAATAAAGCATCTTCTGGCGTGCCCTTATTAACAGCAAAAAATGTTCTTGAGCAGGGTTTATCCTTCAATAATATTCAGTATATCTCCGCCAAAGATGCTCAGAAATCCAGGTTGCGTTGTGATCCAGAATTTGGTGATGTATTAATTTGTAGCCGAGGCACAATAGGGCGAACTGCCATAGTTGACACCATAGATCTCTTTTGCTTGATGGGAAGTGTAATACTTATTAAGCCTTCAGAGGCAATTCTTGGTGAATATTTAAAGCATTACTTGTCTAAGGAATCCACGCGAACTCTACTTCAAAGAATGTCTGGAGCTACGGCCGTTAAAGCTTTATACTTGAAGGATGTTATTAGTTGCCCTATTCCCCTTCCGTCTATAGCTGAGCAGAAGCGAATTATTAAGAAGGTAGATGAGTTGATGGCGTTGTGCGATCGCCTTCAAGCTGCCAAGCAAACGCGAGACAACCTGCGGCAAAAACTGAGGGGAAGTGCGATTAATTCTCTCATGAAGGCCGAAACGGATGAGGAGTTGAAGAAGGGATGGGCGATTGTTCGCGATAACTGGCAGACTCTCAGCCAAAAGCCCGAAGATGTGGATGATTTGCGGCGATCAGTTTTGCAATTGGCTATGCGGGGAAAACTTGTTTCTCAAAGTATAGATGATGAAAATATAGATGCTCTGCTTATAAAAGCAGAACAGTATCAACCAAAGTATAAGCCTAGTGAAAAAGACTATGTAGCAGACACTATTAATGATAGCTACTTTACTTTCTATGAACTCCCCAAAAGCTGGAAATGGCTAAGATTAAGAGAGTTATCTAGTTCTATGGCAAATGGTTTGTACAAGCCTGCCAGCTTCTATTCAGATGAAGGTATAGCAAGTATTAGAATGTTCAATATTCAAAATGGTCATTTGCTTCTTGATCAGTTAAAGAGAATTAATGTCACCAATGAAGAGTATTCTACTTATCAATTAGCTTATGGGGATATAGTTGTTAACAGAGTTAATAGTAGAGAATTAGTTGGTAAGTCTGCGATTGTAGATGTAGTTAACGAGCCTATGGTTTATGAGGCAATGAACATCCGTGTCAGGCTTATTCCTAGCGTTACGTTTCCTCACTATATCAATTTGGTTTTATTAAATGGAAGTTCTAGAAAACTATTCTTCAATGTGGCAAAACAAGCTTCTGGCCAAGCTTCTGTTAGTCAACCTCAAGTTGGTAGCCTTCCGATTCCTTTTCCACCACTTGCTGAACAGAAACGGATTGTCGCCAAAGTGGATGAACTGATGCAGATGTGTGATCGGCTTGAAGAAAGTTTGTGCCAGAGTCAGCAACGAGCAGAAGCCTTAGCTGCATCCGCTATAAGCCAACTAGCAATTTGA
- a CDS encoding AAA family ATPase — protein sequence MTYLSSSPTGEQFDIRKHLELPKPQSRNGWVNVPCPSCQSDHKPKRPSLRVETSTGAYKCFKGCATEHIRESLGSPKDRAIPTALTHHITASAPAKRVTIAPQQVKEAQQRLLGQGLVAEAARTWLERRGITVEMIKAYRLGLVRKRCGRDGPMLWAIALHIPADRDGTAYYQKSRLAPWLPESEQPPEYMPWSQYGVPPVVYFTWKPTAATVTWLCEGEWDAYLLGWAVREHIAGESVAVATFTSGCGTVPPTEELERLPGRVVTFYDRNDAPHPKTGLQPGEEGAKKVALALGERGWIAQVPWREKFSHVQGWDVSNALNAGFGVGEFQEAAEQCVQPEPKATSASASPTPVQNPLRAWLVTNDQLLARAANYVDWLVPDLLPSNELFLLATAPRGGKSLMGMTLAHAVGTGQKFLDRPTTQGPVLYVNLEDSEIKIKERELAQGWGAGLPIYWLNKFKLSQLPYLIELAEEIQPRLIVLDTLSRVRDDSISESSAEMSRALEPLQELASYLPATILLIHHTAKVNVSNASELDVFETIRGSSAIRATCRGTWILGTEGDTHRLFVEHGYGKLDLQIRLNPDTLTWRLLGQWKPAVNRDQRERVLDYLNEFGSGTVEQIAIACQLPIKSAATVLGRLQADDLISKQGGRRGTPATYHRSRLVGESLEKEGPQTRTATRPVGEIGELLEKAKTDTASDSGVAPTKNNIFSSSDPQISDQPNANCHISTPVFTDLRTADLTHPPQKAQPVGETAETQTGQGEVSPTVSPTFSNCSNKTPKNELSEQLNDQQLSQEAADLTFANSDQRDQPPLPMTKRRRAVALRKGDVCRYKRNAPAGAIAVTCRGKDLTVLDTRRNEQGEYEALVRAESWGLGVEYWISCGYLERQAQKNLKVSN from the coding sequence ATGACTTATCTTTCTTCCTCCCCAACAGGGGAGCAATTCGACATTCGCAAACATCTTGAACTGCCCAAACCCCAGAGCCGAAATGGTTGGGTGAACGTGCCTTGTCCAAGCTGCCAATCTGATCACAAGCCTAAGCGGCCAAGCTTGCGAGTAGAAACATCCACAGGAGCCTACAAATGCTTCAAAGGCTGCGCAACAGAGCACATTCGAGAATCGCTAGGATCTCCTAAAGACCGAGCTATTCCCACAGCTCTGACTCATCACATAACCGCATCTGCACCAGCTAAGCGGGTTACGATTGCTCCCCAACAAGTGAAGGAAGCGCAGCAGCGGTTGTTAGGTCAGGGCCTAGTTGCTGAAGCAGCTCGGACTTGGCTAGAGCGCAGGGGTATTACGGTCGAGATGATCAAGGCTTACCGTCTAGGCCTAGTGCGGAAGCGCTGCGGTCGAGATGGCCCAATGCTCTGGGCGATTGCGCTTCACATCCCAGCTGATCGCGATGGCACTGCTTATTATCAGAAGTCGCGGCTCGCCCCTTGGCTGCCTGAATCAGAGCAACCGCCGGAGTACATGCCCTGGAGTCAATACGGGGTGCCACCGGTGGTCTACTTCACCTGGAAGCCTACGGCTGCAACTGTGACTTGGCTCTGTGAAGGTGAGTGGGATGCCTACCTGCTGGGTTGGGCAGTGCGAGAGCACATCGCTGGTGAGTCAGTTGCTGTAGCTACCTTCACTAGTGGCTGTGGAACGGTGCCGCCAACCGAGGAACTAGAGCGATTGCCAGGCCGAGTGGTAACGTTCTACGACCGCAACGACGCACCCCATCCTAAGACTGGACTGCAACCAGGCGAGGAAGGAGCAAAGAAAGTTGCTTTGGCTTTAGGTGAGCGGGGTTGGATAGCGCAGGTGCCTTGGCGCGAGAAGTTCTCACACGTTCAAGGCTGGGACGTTAGCAATGCGCTCAATGCTGGCTTTGGGGTTGGGGAGTTTCAGGAAGCAGCTGAGCAGTGTGTCCAGCCAGAGCCCAAGGCAACCTCAGCTTCAGCTAGCCCTACACCAGTGCAGAATCCGCTGAGAGCTTGGTTGGTGACCAATGACCAGTTGCTAGCTAGGGCAGCAAACTATGTTGACTGGCTGGTTCCCGATCTGCTGCCCTCTAACGAGCTGTTTCTATTGGCCACCGCTCCTAGAGGTGGTAAATCGCTGATGGGCATGACCTTGGCTCATGCTGTGGGCACAGGTCAGAAGTTTCTCGATCGACCCACGACTCAAGGCCCTGTTCTGTACGTCAACCTTGAGGACTCAGAGATCAAAATCAAGGAGCGCGAGCTCGCCCAGGGATGGGGAGCGGGCTTACCTATTTACTGGCTCAACAAATTCAAGCTCAGCCAGTTGCCTTATCTAATTGAGCTGGCTGAGGAAATTCAGCCCCGTCTGATCGTCCTTGACACGCTTAGCCGCGTTCGCGACGACTCAATCTCCGAGTCCTCAGCAGAGATGTCGCGAGCGTTGGAACCTCTACAAGAGTTGGCGAGCTACCTACCAGCGACCATCCTGCTAATTCACCACACTGCCAAGGTGAACGTCAGCAACGCGAGCGAGCTGGATGTGTTCGAGACAATTCGAGGTAGCAGCGCCATTCGGGCCACTTGTCGAGGGACCTGGATTCTAGGCACTGAGGGCGACACTCATCGACTGTTCGTTGAACACGGCTACGGCAAACTCGACTTACAAATCCGGCTGAATCCAGACACGCTAACTTGGCGGTTGCTCGGGCAGTGGAAGCCTGCTGTCAACCGGGACCAGCGCGAGCGCGTTCTGGATTACCTCAACGAGTTTGGCTCGGGCACTGTGGAGCAGATCGCCATCGCCTGCCAGTTGCCGATCAAATCGGCTGCAACAGTTTTAGGACGGCTGCAAGCTGACGACCTAATCAGCAAGCAGGGAGGTCGTAGAGGAACGCCAGCAACCTATCACCGCAGTCGCCTAGTTGGAGAATCGTTGGAGAAAGAGGGGCCTCAAACCCGCACGGCTACAAGGCCAGTTGGAGAAATTGGAGAATTGTTGGAGAAAGCAAAGACAGACACAGCAAGCGATTCAGGCGTTGCTCCAACAAAAAACAACATTTTTTCCTCTAGTGATCCTCAGATCAGCGATCAGCCTAATGCAAACTGTCATATCAGTACACCCGTGTTCACTGATCTTCGTACCGCTGATCTCACCCACCCACCGCAAAAGGCCCAACCAGTTGGAGAAACGGCTGAAACGCAGACAGGGCAAGGAGAAGTTTCTCCAACTGTTTCTCCAACTTTCTCCAATTGCTCCAATAAAACGCCCAAAAATGAGTTGAGCGAGCAGCTTAACGATCAGCAACTGTCACAAGAGGCTGCTGATCTCACTTTCGCCAACTCTGATCAGCGTGATCAGCCACCTCTACCCATGACCAAACGTCGTAGAGCCGTAGCGCTGCGCAAAGGTGATGTGTGTCGCTACAAACGCAATGCGCCTGCTGGAGCAATTGCTGTCACCTGTCGAGGTAAAGACCTGACCGTACTAGACACCAGGCGAAACGAGCAAGGGGAATATGAAGCACTGGTGCGAGCTGAGAGCTGGGGGCTTGGGGTGGAATACTGGATTTCCTGCGGGTATTTGGAGAGGCAAGCGCAGAAGAATCTAAAGGTCAGCAACTGA
- a CDS encoding amidohydrolase: MSKRLLLLNAGVVTMNAQRHQYNDGAVLIADDRIVKIGPSRELVNEIDGETEPIDLRGHWILPGLINTHVHTSQQLGRGLADDVDLLTWLHKRVWPYESNLSEEDSYVSTLLCGIEQIRSGVTCFAEAGGQFVNSMGRGVAELGLRGILTRSTMDMGEGLPSQWQEDTNAVLDVQIANYDRWHGKANGRIRVWFGLRTIFNNSDELIVRTKKLADSYGAGIHMHVAELREENEFAQATRGAATVTHLDKLGVLDKNFLAVHSVWLTEDEIQLFAKRNVKVSHNPAAATRVLGFAKIPEMIDAGICVALGTDGAPTSNRMTLIDDMWLASLIHKGRLLDPMVMPAEQILAMVTCDGAKALLWEDEIGSLEVGKKADLVVVNPNTATMLPMHDPIANLVYAMREHNVESVMCNGRWLMRDHKILTVNEAEVLKEAVQRAKAISQRAGIEIPNRFNILD; this comes from the coding sequence ATGAGTAAACGCCTTTTACTGCTGAATGCAGGTGTCGTCACAATGAACGCCCAGCGCCATCAATACAACGATGGTGCAGTGCTGATTGCGGATGATCGGATTGTCAAAATCGGCCCTAGCCGTGAACTGGTCAACGAAATTGATGGAGAAACTGAACCCATCGACTTAAGGGGCCACTGGATCCTGCCCGGTTTAATCAACACTCACGTCCATACGTCTCAACAACTCGGGCGGGGCCTTGCCGATGATGTGGACCTGTTAACCTGGCTGCACAAGCGGGTTTGGCCCTACGAGAGTAACTTGAGCGAGGAAGACAGCTACGTCAGCACTCTTCTGTGTGGAATCGAGCAAATTCGGAGTGGTGTCACTTGCTTTGCTGAGGCCGGAGGACAGTTTGTAAACAGCATGGGACGGGGTGTGGCCGAACTGGGATTACGCGGCATCCTCACTCGTTCAACCATGGACATGGGTGAGGGGCTACCTAGCCAATGGCAAGAAGATACCAACGCCGTCTTGGACGTACAGATCGCCAACTACGACCGCTGGCATGGTAAAGCAAATGGCCGAATTCGGGTTTGGTTTGGTCTGCGAACCATCTTTAACAACTCCGATGAGTTGATCGTGCGCACCAAAAAGCTAGCAGATTCCTACGGAGCTGGCATTCATATGCACGTTGCAGAATTGCGAGAAGAAAATGAGTTTGCCCAAGCCACGCGGGGAGCGGCAACGGTAACGCATCTGGATAAATTGGGTGTATTGGACAAAAATTTCCTAGCTGTTCATTCTGTCTGGCTCACTGAAGATGAAATTCAACTATTCGCGAAGCGTAATGTGAAAGTTTCGCACAATCCAGCAGCAGCGACCCGAGTCTTAGGATTCGCCAAAATTCCCGAAATGATTGATGCCGGAATCTGTGTTGCTTTGGGGACTGATGGCGCACCCACTAGCAACCGCATGACCCTAATCGACGACATGTGGCTAGCCTCGCTCATTCACAAAGGACGGCTACTAGATCCAATGGTCATGCCTGCCGAACAAATCCTAGCGATGGTGACCTGTGATGGCGCTAAGGCTTTGCTGTGGGAAGACGAAATTGGTAGTTTGGAAGTGGGGAAAAAAGCAGATTTGGTTGTCGTGAACCCCAATACTGCCACCATGCTACCGATGCACGACCCAATTGCTAATCTGGTCTATGCCATGCGTGAGCACAACGTTGAAAGTGTAATGTGCAATGGTCGTTGGCTCATGCGCGATCACAAAATTTTGACCGTGAACGAAGCAGAAGTTTTGAAAGAAGCTGTCCAGCGAGCAAAAGCGATTAGCCAAAGAGCTGGCATTGAGATTCCTAATCGTTTCAATATCCTGGACTAA
- a CDS encoding ABC transporter permease subunit, which yields MAIWLVVTSLNWVDPLFLPSPIAVWAAFLEILRDGYKGSSLAFHIYQSMYRLLVALLLAIVTAVPLGMLSGVSSKVRAALDPWIEFYRPLPPLAYYTLLVIWLGIENASKIALLFLAAFAPLFIAVISGVQRIPQDRINGARSLGASNWQIFIYVVFPSCLPELFTGLRTAIGVTYSTLVAAEMVAAVSGIGWMVLDASKFLRSDVIFVGIIIMGIIAVLIDACIRWVQHSQIPWIGHDS from the coding sequence TTGGCTATTTGGCTAGTTGTCACGTCTCTAAACTGGGTTGATCCCTTATTTTTGCCATCGCCCATTGCTGTTTGGGCTGCTTTTTTGGAGATTTTAAGGGACGGGTATAAAGGCAGTTCTCTCGCTTTTCACATCTACCAGAGTATGTATCGCTTGCTGGTAGCTCTGCTTCTAGCCATAGTGACTGCTGTACCTTTAGGCATGCTGAGTGGGGTTTCCAGCAAGGTTCGGGCTGCACTTGATCCGTGGATTGAATTTTACCGACCGCTACCGCCCCTAGCCTATTACACCCTATTGGTTATTTGGCTCGGTATTGAGAATGCGTCTAAGATCGCCCTGCTGTTTCTTGCAGCGTTTGCGCCTCTCTTTATTGCCGTAATTTCTGGGGTTCAGCGCATCCCCCAGGACCGAATTAATGGGGCTCGCTCCTTAGGCGCTTCTAACTGGCAAATTTTTATCTACGTTGTTTTTCCCTCTTGCTTACCTGAGCTATTTACAGGATTACGGACTGCTATTGGAGTTACCTATTCCACCCTGGTAGCTGCAGAGATGGTTGCAGCAGTTTCTGGAATCGGATGGATGGTGTTGGATGCCAGCAAGTTCTTACGAAGTGACGTAATTTTCGTTGGCATCATCATCATGGGCATCATCGCTGTACTTATTGATGCCTGTATTCGTTGGGTGCAACATTCTCAAATCCCCTGGATTGGTCACGACTCCTAA
- a CDS encoding ABC transporter substrate-binding protein, with translation MQLKRRNVLFGLMGLSLPFVASSCAQSASQITANSSSGTPGSSDTTAASGSGQAPAKIRVGYQVYAGPDLLAKGLGLAKQTFANSEVQYVQFDAGRDVNTALAAKGIDFGVLGSVAASVGLSRNIPYDVFYIYDLTGTSEALVVKPDIKTVADIRGKRIAVPFSSTSHFSLLSLLKLEGISPNEVTVLDMVPPDMLAAWQRGDIDGGYLWQPGLSKMEQDGGRVLATSGDLAKRGYATFDVAVVRREFAQQYPEVVRQYVAMLDQAVKLYRQDPQAAAKAIAPELGLSPEESLSQIKQYTWFDAAEQTDSKYLGTTDKPGAVAKLLKDSADFMVAQKAIPSAPDLETVQKHIFY, from the coding sequence ATGCAGTTGAAGCGAAGAAACGTTTTGTTTGGTTTGATGGGCTTGAGCCTACCGTTTGTTGCCTCAAGTTGTGCTCAAAGTGCCTCACAGATCACTGCTAATTCATCCTCCGGTACGCCTGGATCTTCGGATACCACCGCAGCTTCTGGATCAGGGCAAGCTCCAGCTAAGATTCGGGTTGGGTATCAGGTTTATGCGGGACCAGATTTGCTAGCCAAGGGGCTCGGTCTAGCAAAGCAAACATTTGCCAATTCAGAAGTTCAGTACGTGCAGTTTGATGCTGGCCGGGATGTGAACACCGCATTGGCTGCAAAAGGAATTGATTTTGGCGTACTTGGTTCTGTCGCAGCCTCGGTTGGACTTTCTCGCAATATTCCTTACGATGTCTTCTATATCTACGATTTGACGGGTACCTCAGAGGCACTAGTTGTAAAGCCAGACATCAAAACAGTGGCAGATATCCGTGGCAAAAGAATTGCTGTGCCCTTCAGTTCAACTAGCCACTTTTCCCTATTGTCGCTATTGAAGCTAGAAGGAATTAGCCCAAATGAGGTAACCGTTCTAGATATGGTACCGCCGGATATGTTGGCGGCTTGGCAACGGGGCGATATTGATGGAGGGTATCTCTGGCAACCCGGTTTGTCAAAGATGGAGCAAGATGGGGGCCGAGTCCTAGCAACCTCCGGTGATTTGGCTAAGCGAGGTTACGCAACTTTCGATGTTGCAGTCGTGCGTCGAGAATTTGCCCAGCAGTACCCTGAGGTCGTGAGACAGTACGTGGCAATGTTGGACCAGGCAGTCAAGCTTTATCGTCAGGACCCACAAGCAGCAGCCAAAGCAATTGCTCCCGAGTTGGGACTTAGCCCCGAGGAAAGCTTGTCCCAGATCAAGCAATACACTTGGTTCGATGCTGCTGAACAGACAGATTCCAAATATTTAGGAACTACCGATAAACCGGGAGCAGTTGCCAAACTTCTCAAAGACTCCGCCGACTTTATGGTGGCGCAAAAAGCAATTCCCTCAGCTCCTGATCTGGAGACTGTTCAAAAGCACATTTTCTACTAA
- a CDS encoding ABC transporter ATP-binding protein, producing the protein MNIHPSRNITTANSSVGGDAVAHLTGIDLIYGSGSSQVEVLQKINLELKPDDFVCVLGSSGCGKTTLLRILAGYQRPTNGSVTVEGKAHTKPDPKVGVVFQRPNLFPWSTIAKNVEFGPKMRGSTKLERKQRVSYYLDMVGLTHAAKLLPHQLSGGMLQRAAIARTLAADPRLILMDEPFGALDALTRESMQIQLKGIWERTHKTIFFITHDVEEALLLATRIIVMHAHPGRIVQDIVNPFARQLGTESAAQLRSTREFVDLREHLVASIHEPQRASVAVV; encoded by the coding sequence ATGAATATCCATCCCTCTAGAAACATTACTACAGCCAATAGCTCAGTTGGGGGTGATGCAGTCGCTCACCTTACGGGAATCGACCTCATTTATGGCTCGGGCAGTAGTCAGGTTGAAGTCCTTCAGAAGATCAACCTGGAACTTAAACCAGACGATTTTGTCTGTGTTCTAGGTTCATCTGGCTGTGGCAAAACTACATTGCTACGAATATTGGCAGGCTATCAACGTCCAACCAATGGGTCTGTGACCGTTGAGGGCAAAGCTCATACCAAGCCAGATCCAAAGGTAGGAGTTGTGTTTCAACGACCCAACTTATTTCCCTGGTCAACAATCGCCAAGAATGTAGAATTTGGCCCCAAAATGAGAGGCAGCACAAAACTAGAGCGAAAGCAACGAGTGTCCTATTACCTAGATATGGTGGGGCTAACTCACGCAGCTAAACTGCTGCCTCATCAATTGTCTGGGGGGATGTTGCAGCGGGCAGCAATCGCTCGCACTTTGGCAGCCGATCCGAGATTGATCTTAATGGACGAGCCTTTTGGTGCTTTGGATGCGTTGACTCGTGAGTCTATGCAGATTCAGTTGAAAGGAATTTGGGAACGAACCCACAAAACCATCTTTTTCATTACTCACGACGTCGAGGAGGCTTTGCTTTTAGCCACTCGCATTATCGTGATGCACGCTCATCCAGGCCGCATTGTTCAGGACATTGTCAATCCTTTTGCTCGCCAGCTAGGAACCGAGTCTGCAGCTCAGTTGCGCTCGACTAGAGAGTTTGTGGACCTGAGAGAGCATTTAGTGGCCAGCATTCATGAGCCTCAGCGAGCTAGCGTTGCAGTTGTTTAA
- a CDS encoding TauD/TfdA family dioxygenase yields MTAAELTIIPTGGALGAIVTDLDTSRPVSSEIILRLKQALRDHHILIFKHQTLSEAQLLEFATYFGDVFVPPENVPVLGSKPGNPPLVVTIANAAPEYGSGGALLDNVELLPHTDHQWAPRPSSGSLLYALEVPERGGDTQWANLIKAYEELDAGTKEEIANLQLITYNPFLEDEESGNVTATYHSEKSPCKTLNQTLFSHPLVRTHPESGRKVLYLDRAYEVEVVGMEAKTGAELIERLRKHISQPQFYYNHRWSVGDIVYWDNQCTLHYRPAFEQTARRVMKRVSLAGSRPF; encoded by the coding sequence ATGACCGCAGCAGAATTAACCATCATCCCGACCGGAGGAGCACTAGGGGCCATTGTTACAGATTTAGATACCAGTCGCCCAGTTTCATCGGAGATTATACTGCGGCTGAAGCAGGCATTGCGTGATCATCACATTCTCATCTTTAAACATCAGACGCTATCAGAAGCACAACTGTTAGAGTTTGCGACTTACTTTGGTGATGTTTTTGTGCCACCTGAGAATGTGCCGGTTTTGGGATCGAAACCCGGGAATCCACCTTTAGTAGTCACGATTGCAAATGCTGCACCTGAGTACGGATCAGGCGGGGCACTGTTAGACAATGTAGAACTCCTGCCCCATACTGACCACCAGTGGGCTCCTCGGCCTTCTAGTGGCTCTCTGCTATACGCTTTGGAGGTGCCTGAGCGCGGTGGAGACACACAATGGGCGAACTTGATCAAGGCCTATGAGGAGCTAGATGCAGGGACTAAAGAAGAAATTGCTAACTTGCAGTTGATTACCTACAATCCCTTTTTAGAGGATGAAGAAAGCGGCAACGTCACTGCTACCTATCATTCTGAAAAATCCCCTTGCAAAACACTGAATCAAACCTTATTTTCTCATCCCCTGGTTCGCACTCATCCTGAGAGTGGCAGAAAAGTTCTCTACCTTGACCGCGCTTATGAGGTGGAAGTAGTCGGCATGGAGGCCAAGACAGGTGCTGAGTTAATTGAGCGTTTAAGAAAGCATATTAGCCAACCTCAGTTTTACTACAACCATCGCTGGTCGGTTGGCGATATCGTCTACTGGGATAACCAGTGTACCTTGCACTATCGTCCTGCCTTCGAGCAAACTGCGAGGCGAGTCATGAAGCGAGTGAGTCTTGCCGGTAGTCGCCCTTTTTAG
- a CDS encoding class I SAM-dependent methyltransferase — translation MGDDILREQLAYYRARASEYDDWFYRFGRYDYGHQLNELWSNEVAIVKRALRQINKVEQILELACGTGIWTQELLSLGEQITAIDASYEMIAINQRKLDSPKVAYQQLDLFSWEPEKQYDLVFFAFWLSHVPPTLLDSFLAKVYCSTRTGGQIFIVDSRFAETSSAKDHILKDDGSLYKIRKLNNGQEFKVIKVFYQPDDLRDKLTEAGFQADVRGTENYFVYAQGRRL, via the coding sequence ATGGGAGATGACATTCTTCGAGAACAGCTTGCTTATTACCGCGCCCGAGCTAGCGAATATGACGACTGGTTCTACCGATTTGGGCGCTACGACTACGGGCATCAGTTGAATGAGCTCTGGTCCAATGAAGTGGCAATTGTAAAGAGGGCGCTACGTCAGATAAATAAGGTTGAGCAGATCTTGGAATTGGCCTGCGGGACCGGCATTTGGACTCAGGAATTGCTGAGCTTGGGTGAGCAAATCACGGCCATTGATGCTTCTTATGAAATGATTGCGATTAATCAACGGAAGCTAGATTCACCTAAGGTGGCCTATCAACAGCTAGATTTATTCTCGTGGGAGCCAGAGAAGCAATACGATCTAGTCTTTTTTGCCTTTTGGCTTTCCCATGTGCCACCGACCTTGCTCGACTCGTTCTTGGCAAAAGTGTATTGCTCGACTCGTACAGGAGGACAGATATTCATCGTTGACTCTCGCTTTGCAGAAACATCTAGCGCCAAGGATCACATTCTCAAGGATGATGGCAGCCTTTATAAAATCCGAAAGTTAAACAATGGTCAAGAATTTAAAGTCATCAAGGTGTTCTACCAACCTGATGATCTTCGAGACAAGCTTACAGAGGCAGGCTTCCAGGCAGATGTAAGAGGGACAGAGAATTACTTCGTCTACGCTCAAGGACGAAGATTGTGA
- a CDS encoding archease: MDVSQSSQPAGFTEIDHTADWSYRVWAPNPEELFIQAAQALYQLADTHLVSEPRIEREIHLRGTDYESLLVAWLNELLYLGECEGLGFDHFEISALNAENFQIQASGAPVQNWSKVIKAVTYSNLSIDKTETGLEATLVLDV, encoded by the coding sequence GTGGACGTTTCTCAATCTTCTCAACCAGCCGGCTTTACAGAAATTGATCACACTGCGGATTGGTCCTATCGGGTTTGGGCCCCTAATCCTGAAGAGTTATTCATCCAAGCGGCTCAGGCTCTTTATCAGCTAGCAGACACCCATCTGGTTTCAGAACCGCGAATTGAGCGTGAGATTCACTTGCGAGGCACGGACTACGAAAGTCTTCTAGTTGCTTGGTTGAATGAGCTGCTCTATCTGGGCGAATGTGAAGGCTTAGGGTTTGATCACTTCGAGATCTCTGCTCTGAACGCAGAAAACTTTCAGATTCAAGCCAGTGGTGCCCCAGTTCAGAACTGGTCCAAAGTGATTAAGGCAGTGACTTATAGCAATCTATCTATTGACAAAACCGAAACTGGTTTGGAAGCGACATTAGTGCTCGATGTTTGA